The following coding sequences lie in one Hydrogenophaga sp. PBL-H3 genomic window:
- a CDS encoding 3'-5' exonuclease, which yields MNQFSFEFDPPHSADVSAVPAPLSASATLEALARRLEQDPDFRVLRRLVPLADFGPGPVASGQTTPACQRVLVLDTETTGLSHQSDKIIELAMLLVQVDVATGLPFGPVELFEGFEDPGMPIPPVAQEVTGISDDMVKGHRLDDARVEAMVSKADLVVAHNAGFDRPFVEARFSCFAAKAWACSFADIDWKAAGAGSSKLSALAQDQGWFFDAHRAQVDCHALLQVLAKTVARSTTTGLMQLITAASRPSFKLRATGSPFESKDQLKSRGYRWDADAKVWFCTVVDAQKLEDEIEWLKAQVYGRRSARVEIEALDSLVRYSARSGELSQRGLQAAG from the coding sequence ATGAACCAATTCAGTTTCGAGTTCGACCCACCGCATTCAGCGGATGTGTCTGCCGTGCCCGCACCCCTCTCTGCGTCGGCGACGCTGGAGGCGTTGGCCCGGCGGCTGGAGCAGGATCCCGATTTTCGCGTTCTGCGCCGTCTGGTTCCCCTCGCGGATTTCGGGCCAGGGCCGGTGGCTTCAGGGCAAACCACACCGGCCTGCCAGCGCGTGCTGGTGCTCGACACCGAAACCACCGGCCTTTCGCACCAGAGCGACAAGATCATCGAACTGGCCATGCTGCTGGTGCAGGTGGACGTGGCCACGGGCTTGCCGTTCGGACCGGTGGAGCTGTTTGAAGGCTTCGAGGACCCCGGGATGCCCATTCCACCCGTTGCGCAGGAAGTGACGGGCATCAGCGATGACATGGTCAAAGGACACCGGCTGGACGACGCGCGGGTCGAGGCGATGGTGTCGAAGGCCGATCTGGTCGTGGCACACAACGCCGGCTTCGACCGCCCCTTTGTGGAAGCCCGGTTCTCCTGTTTCGCAGCGAAGGCCTGGGCGTGCTCGTTCGCCGACATCGACTGGAAGGCCGCCGGCGCGGGTTCGTCCAAGCTGAGCGCGCTGGCCCAGGACCAGGGATGGTTCTTTGATGCCCACCGCGCGCAGGTGGATTGCCATGCGCTGCTGCAGGTGCTCGCAAAGACGGTGGCCAGGAGCACGACCACGGGCCTGATGCAGCTGATCACGGCGGCCTCGCGGCCCAGCTTCAAACTCCGCGCCACCGGCTCGCCCTTCGAGTCCAAAGACCAGCTCAAGAGCCGAGGCTACCGGTGGGATGCGGACGCCAAGGTCTGGTTCTGCACCGTGGTCGACGCGCAGAAGCTGGAGGACGAGATCGAATGGCTCAAGGCGCAGGTGTATGGGCGGCGCAGCGCGCGCGTGGAGATCGAGGCGCTGGACAGCCTGGTGCGTTACTCGGCGCGATCGGGGGAACTTTCGCAGCGGGGCTTGCAGGCAGCCGGGTGA
- a CDS encoding c-type cytochrome, which produces MSDHAHEHHTGPIKTPSQLLWTSFFAFVAPIFIIIGLVYFVTSGNKPAMGAGDPELAIAQRIQRVGTVDLRDANRPLALGEAVYAAQCVACHAAGVAGAPKFGDAAAWAPRIATGYEALLTSALKGKGAMGAQGGGAYRDVEIGRAVVHIANAAGGKFAVPEAAPAAAAAPAVSPAPAPAPVAVVAAASAAPAPAASATVAAGAGEALYKQACSVCHVAGVAGAPKFADKAAWAPRVGTGLDGLTASVIKGKGAMPPKGGTAASDADIKSAVQYMLAAVK; this is translated from the coding sequence ATGAGCGACCACGCGCACGAACACCACACCGGCCCGATCAAAACACCTTCGCAGTTGCTGTGGACGTCGTTCTTCGCATTTGTCGCTCCCATTTTCATCATCATCGGGCTGGTCTATTTCGTAACCTCGGGCAACAAGCCCGCCATGGGCGCGGGTGATCCGGAACTGGCCATTGCACAGCGCATCCAGCGTGTGGGCACGGTCGACCTGCGCGACGCCAACCGTCCGCTGGCGCTGGGTGAAGCGGTTTACGCGGCGCAGTGCGTGGCCTGCCACGCTGCTGGTGTGGCGGGCGCACCCAAGTTCGGCGATGCAGCCGCCTGGGCTCCACGCATTGCCACTGGATACGAGGCCCTGCTGACGTCCGCGCTCAAGGGCAAGGGCGCCATGGGCGCGCAAGGCGGCGGCGCCTACCGTGACGTGGAGATCGGTCGCGCCGTGGTGCACATCGCCAACGCTGCAGGTGGCAAATTCGCCGTTCCCGAAGCGGCACCCGCCGCTGCCGCGGCACCGGCTGTCTCACCAGCACCAGCACCAGCACCAGTGGCCGTGGTCGCGGCCGCATCTGCAGCCCCGGCACCCGCCGCCTCGGCCACGGTGGCCGCCGGCGCGGGTGAAGCACTCTACAAGCAGGCATGCTCCGTTTGCCACGTGGCCGGCGTGGCCGGTGCGCCCAAGTTCGCCGACAAGGCCGCATGGGCTCCCCGCGTGGGCACGGGTCTGGACGGTCTGACCGCCAGCGTGATCAAAGGCAAGGGCGCGATGCCGCCAAAGGGTGGTACGGCCGCTTCCGACGCAGACATCAAGTCGGCCGTGCAATACATGCTGGCCGCGGTGAAGTAA
- a CDS encoding IS630 family transposase — protein sequence MPNAYTRTNVVTLTEMERAELTSMARSRSLPAALALRARIVLACEGSDIASTQVAKALGLDRNTVNKWRGRYVRDRIAGLYDELRPGRPRTVDDERVAQLITKTLHTKPADGSTHWSTRGLAGETGISKSTVARYLQAFQLKPHRVESFKLSTDPLFIEKLRDVVGLYLNPPENALVLCVDEKSQCQALERTQPMLPMGLGYVEGVTHDYVRHGTTTLFAALNVMNGQVLAQCRPRHRHQEFLDFLRTIDKAVPQALDVHCIADNYASHKHPKVRAWLAQRPRWHMHFVPTYSSWLNQVERFFAIITDKAIRRGSFKSVKELTNKINSFVSQYNENCKPFTWMATADSILEKLARLCGRINGTGH from the coding sequence ATGCCCAACGCATACACCCGTACCAATGTGGTCACGCTGACCGAGATGGAGCGTGCCGAATTGACCTCGATGGCGAGATCGCGCTCGCTGCCTGCTGCCCTTGCCTTGAGAGCGCGGATTGTGCTGGCCTGTGAAGGATCGGACATTGCGAGCACGCAGGTTGCCAAAGCGCTAGGGCTGGATCGAAACACGGTGAACAAGTGGCGCGGTCGGTATGTGCGAGATCGCATCGCTGGTCTGTACGATGAGTTGCGCCCGGGACGGCCGCGCACGGTCGATGATGAGCGAGTCGCGCAGCTGATCACCAAGACATTGCACACCAAGCCTGCAGATGGCTCGACGCACTGGAGCACTCGGGGCTTGGCGGGCGAGACAGGCATCAGCAAGAGCACGGTGGCGCGCTACCTGCAGGCGTTCCAACTCAAGCCGCACCGTGTGGAGAGCTTCAAGTTGTCGACCGATCCCCTGTTCATCGAGAAGCTTCGCGATGTGGTCGGGCTGTACCTGAATCCTCCTGAGAACGCGCTGGTGCTATGCGTCGATGAGAAAAGTCAGTGCCAAGCGTTGGAGCGCACTCAGCCCATGCTGCCGATGGGGTTGGGCTATGTGGAAGGCGTGACCCACGACTATGTGCGCCATGGAACGACCACGCTGTTTGCCGCGCTCAACGTGATGAATGGGCAGGTGCTGGCGCAATGCCGCCCGAGGCACCGGCACCAGGAGTTTCTGGACTTCCTGCGCACGATCGACAAGGCGGTGCCGCAGGCACTGGACGTGCACTGCATCGCCGACAACTACGCCAGCCACAAGCACCCGAAGGTGCGCGCCTGGCTCGCACAGCGGCCACGCTGGCATATGCACTTCGTGCCGACCTACTCGAGCTGGCTCAATCAGGTCGAACGCTTCTTCGCCATCATCACCGACAAGGCGATCCGTCGCGGCTCGTTCAAAAGCGTCAAGGAGCTGACGAACAAGATCAACTCATTCGTCAGTCAATACAACGAGAACTGCAAGCCCTTCACCTGGATGGCAACAGCCGACTCGATCCTCGAAAAGCTCGCCCGGCTATGCGGACGAATTAACGGGACAGGACACTAG
- a CDS encoding DUF2946 family protein gives MDEIVKAAMAKWPNVPNCFGWLGLDARGNWYMRDDRVQAAGAFPASKGSLLRHEKLIDFIQRNYAPDDEGQWYFQNGPQRVYVELEATPWIWRLQPDGRVLSHTGAVAQVQGSLLDESGKLYLVADLGIGLVHSADMVLAGDCVEAGLWSPRGVQAADLPAQGRFVRSPSVLSR, from the coding sequence ATGGACGAGATCGTCAAGGCCGCCATGGCCAAGTGGCCCAACGTACCCAACTGCTTCGGCTGGCTGGGGCTGGATGCGCGCGGCAACTGGTACATGCGCGACGACCGCGTGCAGGCCGCCGGCGCGTTTCCGGCGAGCAAGGGATCGCTGCTGCGTCACGAAAAGCTCATCGACTTCATCCAGCGCAACTACGCCCCTGATGACGAAGGGCAGTGGTATTTCCAGAACGGTCCGCAGCGCGTGTACGTCGAGCTTGAAGCCACACCGTGGATCTGGCGCCTGCAGCCCGATGGGCGGGTGCTCAGCCACACCGGCGCGGTGGCGCAGGTGCAAGGCAGCCTGCTGGACGAGAGCGGCAAGCTGTATCTGGTGGCCGATCTCGGCATTGGACTGGTGCACAGCGCCGACATGGTGCTCGCGGGCGATTGCGTGGAGGCCGGCTTGTGGTCTCCGCGGGGCGTGCAGGCCGCTGACTTGCCAGCCCAGGGCCGTTTCGTGCGCAGCCCTAGTGTCCTGTCCCGTTAA
- a CDS encoding YheT family hydrolase yields the protein MSAEGFPYAAPWWLPGGNAQTLWAALASRRHFGPAPRWARSRWTTPDGDFIDVDQAQHTAPAGAPLLVLFHGLEGSSASQYAVAFADFSAAHGLAFAVPHFRGCSGELNRAPRAYHSGDFEEIDWILKRFATEHPERPLIAVGVSLGGNALMRWAAEMGESARQHVRAVASICSPLDLTASGHAIGRGFNRLVYTRMFLGSMVPKALKKLEQHPGLFDRDALLAARDLFEFDNLFTAPLHGFRDTQDYWSRASAKPVLHQIRVPALALNARNDPFIPAASLPTPQEVGGYLTLWQPTQGGHVGFPVSHGALGLPGHVRAMPDAVGHWLLAHL from the coding sequence TTGAGCGCGGAAGGTTTTCCCTATGCTGCGCCGTGGTGGCTGCCCGGCGGCAATGCGCAGACGCTGTGGGCCGCGCTGGCCAGCCGCCGGCACTTCGGGCCCGCGCCCCGGTGGGCACGCAGCCGCTGGACCACGCCCGATGGTGACTTCATCGACGTCGATCAGGCGCAGCACACCGCACCCGCGGGCGCGCCTTTGCTGGTGTTGTTCCACGGCCTCGAAGGCTCGTCGGCCAGCCAGTACGCGGTGGCCTTCGCCGATTTTTCGGCGGCCCACGGACTGGCCTTCGCCGTGCCGCATTTTCGCGGCTGCTCGGGTGAACTCAACCGCGCGCCACGCGCCTACCACTCGGGCGACTTTGAAGAGATCGACTGGATCCTGAAGCGGTTTGCCACCGAACACCCCGAGCGACCCTTGATTGCGGTGGGCGTGTCCCTCGGCGGTAATGCACTCATGCGCTGGGCCGCCGAGATGGGTGAGTCTGCCCGCCAGCATGTGCGGGCGGTGGCCTCCATCTGCTCGCCGCTGGACCTGACCGCGAGCGGCCATGCCATCGGACGCGGCTTCAACCGACTGGTCTACACGCGCATGTTTCTGGGCAGCATGGTGCCCAAGGCCCTGAAGAAACTGGAGCAGCACCCCGGTCTGTTCGACCGCGATGCGCTGCTGGCCGCGCGGGACCTCTTTGAATTCGACAACCTGTTCACAGCTCCGTTGCATGGCTTTCGCGACACGCAGGACTACTGGTCGCGCGCCTCGGCCAAACCCGTGTTGCATCAGATCCGCGTGCCTGCCCTTGCGCTCAATGCCCGCAACGACCCGTTCATTCCCGCTGCATCTCTGCCGACACCGCAGGAAGTCGGCGGGTACCTGACCTTGTGGCAGCCGACGCAGGGCGGGCATGTGGGCTTTCCCGTTTCGCACGGTGCGCTAGGGCTGCCCGGCCACGTGCGCGCCATGCCCGATGCCGTGGGACACTGGCTGCTCGCCCACCTTTGA
- a CDS encoding YybH family protein, with protein MRKPKLPPGSPDDTEAAFYDALQHADIERLMACWADEDDIVCVHPGGPRLVGHAAVRSAFEAMFSNGSVQATPEKVRRLDAGACSVHSVVERVAVMSDDGFQHAWVVATNVYAKTAQGWRMVAHHASPGMRTEPPEILTAKPVLH; from the coding sequence ATGCGAAAACCCAAACTCCCGCCGGGCTCCCCGGACGACACGGAAGCCGCGTTCTACGACGCCCTGCAACACGCAGACATCGAGCGCCTCATGGCCTGCTGGGCCGACGAGGACGACATCGTGTGCGTGCATCCGGGCGGACCGAGGCTGGTGGGCCACGCAGCGGTGCGCTCGGCGTTCGAGGCCATGTTCTCCAACGGCAGCGTGCAGGCCACGCCGGAGAAAGTGCGGCGCCTGGACGCCGGCGCCTGCAGCGTGCACAGCGTCGTTGAGCGCGTGGCCGTGATGAGCGATGACGGCTTTCAGCACGCCTGGGTGGTCGCCACCAACGTGTACGCCAAGACGGCGCAAGGCTGGCGCATGGTGGCGCACCACGCCAGTCCCGGCATGCGCACCGAGCCGCCGGAGATCCTCACCGCCAAACCCGTGCTGCATTGA
- a CDS encoding LemA family protein, with amino-acid sequence MHTPLRSPFARLLTWLAAVLLSIGLTGCGYNDFQRLDEQTQSAWSEVLNQYQRRADLIPNIVATVKGEANFEQETLTRVIEARAKATSIQVTPQTLNDPAALQQFQAAQGELGSALSRLMVVVEQYPNLKANQGFSDLRVQLEGTENRITVARNRYIQTVQEYNVLSRSFPSNLTAMVFGYKPKANFQVANEAAISAPPTVDFKKP; translated from the coding sequence ATGCACACGCCCTTGCGCTCCCCGTTCGCCCGGCTGCTCACCTGGCTGGCCGCTGTGCTGCTGTCCATCGGCCTCACGGGCTGCGGCTACAACGATTTCCAACGGCTCGACGAACAGACGCAATCGGCCTGGTCGGAGGTGCTCAACCAGTACCAGCGCCGCGCCGACCTGATCCCCAACATCGTGGCCACCGTCAAAGGTGAGGCCAACTTCGAGCAGGAAACGCTCACGCGCGTGATCGAGGCTCGCGCCAAGGCCACCAGCATCCAGGTGACCCCGCAGACGCTGAACGACCCGGCCGCCCTGCAACAGTTCCAGGCCGCGCAGGGCGAACTGGGCAGCGCGCTCAGCCGCTTGATGGTGGTGGTGGAGCAGTACCCCAACCTCAAGGCCAACCAGGGCTTCAGCGATCTGCGCGTGCAGCTTGAAGGCACCGAGAACCGCATCACTGTTGCGCGCAACCGTTACATCCAGACAGTTCAGGAATACAACGTGCTCTCGCGCAGCTTCCCGAGCAACCTCACCGCCATGGTGTTCGGCTACAAGCCCAAGGCCAACTTCCAGGTGGCCAATGAGGCTGCCATTTCCGCACCGCCCACGGTGGACTTCAAGAAGCCATGA
- a CDS encoding TPM domain-containing protein, with protein sequence MTRFCARCLLALGLWWVVALAAAQGLVPVPALSAHVIDQTATLDAANLAAIEAKLAAFEQSNGSQVVVLMVPTTAPEDIADFTQRVGDAWKIGRAEVGDGALLVIAKDDRRLRIATAKALEGAIPDLMARRILDSAVTPAFRRGDYAGGINAGVDQILARIRGEELPLPDASAAQRAAGSSEFEWMDALIFLVFAVPMLSGVLRGMFGNKLGTVLTGVGAGALAWVLTAVLWVAIGAGLLGMLAALFMQFLPAASPGGSGRGGRGGGWGGGGLGGGGFGGGRGGGGFSSGGGGNFGGGGASGGW encoded by the coding sequence ATGACGCGCTTCTGTGCCCGGTGCCTCCTGGCACTGGGACTGTGGTGGGTGGTGGCCCTTGCGGCGGCCCAGGGCCTGGTGCCCGTGCCCGCGCTGAGCGCGCATGTGATCGACCAGACCGCCACGCTGGACGCCGCCAACCTCGCCGCCATCGAGGCCAAGCTGGCCGCATTCGAACAATCCAACGGTTCCCAGGTGGTGGTGCTGATGGTGCCGACCACCGCCCCCGAAGACATTGCCGACTTCACCCAACGCGTGGGCGACGCGTGGAAGATCGGCCGGGCCGAGGTGGGTGACGGCGCTTTGTTAGTGATCGCCAAGGACGACCGGCGCCTGCGCATCGCCACGGCCAAGGCGCTGGAAGGCGCAATCCCCGACCTCATGGCGCGCCGCATCCTGGACAGCGCGGTCACGCCCGCCTTTCGGCGCGGCGACTATGCAGGCGGCATCAACGCCGGCGTCGACCAGATCCTGGCGCGCATCCGCGGCGAAGAGCTGCCGCTGCCCGATGCGTCGGCGGCGCAACGGGCAGCGGGCTCCAGCGAATTTGAATGGATGGACGCGCTGATCTTTTTGGTGTTTGCCGTCCCCATGCTCTCGGGTGTGCTGCGGGGCATGTTTGGCAACAAGCTCGGCACCGTGCTCACCGGGGTGGGCGCGGGCGCCCTGGCCTGGGTGCTCACCGCCGTGCTGTGGGTGGCCATCGGCGCTGGCCTGCTCGGCATGCTCGCCGCGCTGTTCATGCAGTTCCTGCCGGCCGCTTCCCCGGGAGGCTCGGGCAGAGGCGGTCGCGGCGGTGGCTGGGGTGGTGGCGGCCTGGGCGGCGGGGGTTTCGGGGGTGGCCGCGGGGGTGGCGGGTTCAGCTCGGGCGGCGGCGGCAATTTTGGGGGCGGCGGCGCCTCGGGCGGCTGGTAG
- a CDS encoding TPM domain-containing protein: MNKLLRIVKHRWMDRADTVRAVPDDMAERIARRVAASEGRHTGEVRLCVEASLPLSYLWRIGTATPLAAVVRERALTWFGRLRIWDTEHNNGVLIYVLLAEHAIEFVADRALVRRVSPAQWQAIVDRLASRLRLGEVEDGLTQALEEVSALLVAYFPADGGKGRPNELPNAVVRR; encoded by the coding sequence ATGAACAAGTTGCTGCGCATCGTCAAGCACCGCTGGATGGACCGCGCGGACACCGTGCGAGCGGTGCCCGACGACATGGCCGAGCGCATCGCGCGCCGCGTGGCGGCCAGTGAAGGCCGGCACACCGGTGAGGTGCGCCTGTGTGTCGAGGCCTCGTTGCCGCTGAGCTACCTCTGGCGCATCGGTACGGCGACTCCCTTGGCAGCGGTGGTGCGCGAGCGCGCCCTGACCTGGTTCGGGCGGCTGCGCATCTGGGACACCGAACACAACAACGGCGTGCTGATCTATGTGCTGCTGGCCGAACACGCCATCGAGTTCGTGGCCGACCGCGCACTCGTGCGGCGCGTGAGCCCGGCGCAGTGGCAGGCCATCGTCGATCGACTCGCCTCGCGTCTGCGACTGGGGGAAGTTGAGGACGGTCTCACCCAGGCACTGGAAGAAGTCTCCGCTTTGCTGGTTGCGTATTTCCCGGCCGATGGCGGCAAGGGGCGCCCCAATGAACTCCCCAACGCCGTGGTCCGCCGCTGA
- a CDS encoding cyclic nucleotide-binding domain-containing protein, with translation MSSIFESPELAPEEVAARLLVTPSALADLTLGDALKVVGYMRPKLIKAGTVIIQEGEVRQNDYMLLVLEGDIAVENELPGLHESMVVNIMGPGHLIGEMGVLDGAPRSATCTANTNIAAAVLSRTALMRILKEDPRLGSRLLLAISKRMADRLRETTRKLKTFAQMNKALQQELQVVMNSRSPLDKRKGG, from the coding sequence ATGTCATCGATTTTTGAAAGTCCGGAACTGGCCCCCGAAGAGGTGGCTGCGCGATTGTTGGTCACACCATCGGCTCTGGCCGACCTCACGTTGGGCGACGCCCTCAAAGTGGTCGGCTACATGCGACCCAAGCTGATCAAGGCGGGGACGGTGATCATCCAGGAGGGTGAGGTCCGGCAGAACGACTACATGCTGCTGGTGCTCGAAGGTGACATCGCGGTGGAGAATGAACTGCCGGGCCTGCACGAAAGCATGGTGGTCAACATCATGGGTCCAGGTCACCTCATCGGTGAGATGGGTGTGCTGGATGGGGCGCCGCGTTCAGCCACGTGCACGGCCAACACCAACATCGCTGCGGCTGTGCTCTCACGCACTGCGCTCATGCGCATCCTCAAGGAAGACCCGCGCCTGGGTTCGCGCCTGTTGCTGGCCATTTCCAAACGCATGGCCGACCGGCTGCGCGAAACCACCCGCAAGCTCAAGACCTTTGCCCAGATGAACAAGGCCTTGCAGCAGGAACTGCAGGTGGTGATGAACAGCCGCAGCCCGCTGGACAAACGCAAGGGCGGCTGA
- a CDS encoding F0F1 ATP synthase subunit epsilon: protein MSTIRVDVVSAEASIFSGEAKFVALPGEAGELGILPGHIPLITRIKPGAVRIEKADGGEEFVFVAGGILEVQPHHITVLSDTAIRGKDLDEAKALDARKQAEEALKNAKSDIDLAKATSELAVMAAQIAALRKYRQKK from the coding sequence ATGAGCACCATCCGCGTCGACGTGGTGAGCGCCGAAGCTTCCATCTTTTCCGGCGAAGCCAAGTTTGTGGCCCTGCCCGGTGAAGCCGGCGAGCTGGGCATCTTGCCCGGTCACATTCCGCTCATCACCCGTATCAAACCCGGTGCCGTGCGCATCGAAAAAGCCGATGGCGGCGAAGAGTTTGTGTTCGTGGCCGGCGGCATTCTGGAAGTGCAACCGCACCACATCACCGTGCTGTCCGACACCGCCATCCGCGGCAAGGACCTCGACGAAGCCAAGGCGCTCGATGCCCGCAAGCAGGCCGAAGAGGCTTTGAAAAACGCCAAGAGCGACATCGATCTGGCCAAGGCGACGTCGGAGTTGGCGGTCATGGCGGCCCAGATTGCTGCACTGCGCAAATACCGGCAAAAGAAATGA
- the atpD gene encoding F0F1 ATP synthase subunit beta → MSQVQGKIVQCIGAVVDVEFPRNQMPRVYDALKMEGSALTLEVQQQLGDGVVRTIALGSSDGLRRGMVVTNTAEPIMVPVGKATLGRIMDVLGAPIDERGPVDQALTASIHRKAPAYDELSPSQELLETGIKVIDLICPFAKGGKVGLFGGAGVGKTVNMMELINNIAKAHSGLSVFAGVGERTREGNDFYHEMADSGVVNLENLGESKVAMVYGQMNEPPGNRLRVALTGLTIAESFRDEGRDVLFFVDNIYRYTLAGTEVSALLGRMPSAVGYQPTLAEEMGRLQERITSTKVGSITSIQAVYVPADDLTDPSPATTFAHLDSTVVLSRDIASLGIYPAVDPLDSTSRQLDPLVVGQEHYETARAVQNTLQRYKELRDIIAILGMDELAPEDKLAVARARKIQRFLSQPFHVAEVFTGSPGKYVTLAETIRGFKMITAGECDHLPEQSFYMVGTIDEAFEKAKKMA, encoded by the coding sequence ATGTCTCAAGTACAAGGCAAGATTGTTCAGTGCATTGGCGCCGTGGTCGACGTGGAATTTCCGCGCAACCAGATGCCGCGCGTTTACGACGCCCTGAAAATGGAAGGTTCCGCGCTGACGCTGGAAGTCCAGCAGCAGCTCGGTGACGGCGTGGTCCGCACCATTGCGCTGGGCTCTTCCGACGGCCTGCGCCGCGGTATGGTGGTGACCAACACCGCCGAGCCCATCATGGTGCCCGTGGGCAAAGCCACCCTGGGCCGCATCATGGACGTGCTCGGCGCGCCCATCGACGAGCGTGGCCCGGTTGATCAGGCGCTCACAGCCTCCATCCACCGCAAGGCCCCAGCGTATGACGAGTTGTCGCCATCGCAAGAGCTGTTGGAGACCGGCATCAAGGTGATCGACTTGATCTGCCCGTTTGCCAAGGGCGGCAAGGTGGGCCTGTTCGGTGGTGCCGGCGTGGGCAAGACCGTGAACATGATGGAACTCATCAACAACATCGCCAAGGCCCACAGCGGTCTGTCGGTGTTCGCTGGTGTGGGTGAGCGCACCCGCGAAGGCAACGACTTCTATCACGAGATGGCCGACTCCGGCGTCGTGAACCTGGAGAACCTGGGCGAGTCCAAAGTGGCCATGGTCTACGGCCAGATGAACGAGCCCCCGGGCAACCGTCTGCGCGTGGCCCTGACAGGCCTGACCATCGCCGAGTCGTTCCGCGACGAAGGCCGTGACGTGCTGTTCTTCGTGGACAACATCTACCGTTACACGCTGGCCGGTACCGAAGTTTCCGCCCTGCTGGGCCGCATGCCGTCCGCCGTGGGTTACCAGCCCACGCTGGCCGAAGAGATGGGCCGTCTGCAGGAGCGCATCACCTCCACCAAGGTCGGCTCGATCACTTCCATTCAGGCCGTGTACGTGCCCGCCGATGACTTGACCGATCCGTCGCCAGCCACCACCTTCGCCCACCTGGACTCCACCGTGGTGCTGAGCCGTGACATCGCTTCGCTGGGCATCTACCCCGCCGTCGATCCTCTGGACTCCACCAGCCGCCAGCTCGATCCGCTGGTCGTGGGCCAGGAACACTACGAAACCGCCCGCGCCGTGCAGAACACCCTGCAGCGCTACAAGGAACTGCGCGACATCATCGCCATTCTGGGCATGGACGAACTGGCACCGGAAGACAAACTGGCCGTGGCCCGCGCGCGCAAGATCCAACGTTTCCTGTCGCAGCCGTTCCACGTGGCTGAAGTGTTCACCGGCTCGCCCGGCAAGTACGTGACGCTGGCCGAAACCATCCGTGGTTTCAAGATGATCACCGCCGGCGAGTGCGACCACCTGCCCGAGCAGTCGTTCTACATGGTCGGCACGATCGACGAAGCTTTTGAGAAAGCGAAGAAGATGGCCTGA
- the atpG gene encoding F0F1 ATP synthase subunit gamma → MAAGKEIRGKIKSVENTKKITKAMEMVAASKMRKAQERMRAARPYAEKVRQITGNLSRANPEYTHPFMQTNDAKVAGFVVVTTDKGLCGGLNTNVLRAVTTQLKDLQAQGQTAEVVAIGNKGLAFMNRIGAKVVSSVTALGDTPHLEKLIGPVKTLLDAYTEGRVNAVYVCYTKFINTMKQESVVEKLLPLNSGDLQDNAGGRDWDYIYEPDAPAVIDELLLRYVEAQVYQAVAENMASEQSARMVAMKAATDNAGSVISELKLVYNKTRQAAITKELSEIVAGAAAV, encoded by the coding sequence ATGGCAGCAGGCAAGGAAATACGCGGCAAGATCAAATCGGTGGAGAACACCAAGAAGATCACCAAAGCCATGGAAATGGTCGCCGCCTCCAAGATGCGCAAGGCGCAGGAACGCATGCGTGCGGCCCGGCCTTACGCAGAAAAAGTGCGCCAGATCACCGGCAACCTGAGCCGCGCCAACCCCGAGTACACGCACCCCTTCATGCAGACCAACGACGCCAAAGTCGCGGGTTTTGTGGTGGTGACGACCGACAAGGGTCTGTGTGGTGGTTTGAACACCAACGTACTGCGCGCGGTGACGACCCAGCTCAAGGACCTGCAGGCGCAGGGCCAAACGGCTGAGGTGGTTGCCATTGGCAACAAAGGGCTGGCGTTCATGAACCGCATCGGTGCCAAGGTGGTTTCCAGCGTGACCGCTCTGGGTGACACGCCGCACCTTGAGAAGCTGATCGGCCCGGTGAAGACGCTGCTCGATGCGTACACCGAGGGTCGCGTCAATGCCGTCTACGTCTGCTACACCAAGTTCATCAACACGATGAAGCAGGAGTCGGTGGTCGAGAAGCTGTTGCCGCTCAACTCCGGCGATCTGCAGGACAACGCCGGTGGCCGTGACTGGGACTACATCTACGAACCCGATGCACCGGCCGTCATTGACGAGCTCCTGCTGCGCTACGTGGAAGCCCAGGTCTACCAGGCCGTGGCTGAAAACATGGCGTCCGAGCAGTCTGCGCGCATGGTGGCCATGAAGGCCGCCACCGACAACGCCGGCAGCGTCATCAGCGAACTCAAGCTGGTCTACAACAAGACCCGCCAGGCGGCGATCACGAAAGAGCTTTCGGAAATCGTCGCCGGCGCCGCAGCGGTCTGA